The following proteins are co-located in the Maridesulfovibrio sp. genome:
- a CDS encoding ATP-dependent RecD-like DNA helicase, whose protein sequence is MSDTLTGEVRAVVYHNEENGYIVARVVSKDEPSHITVVGVLGSLTPGESVELHGRWKQHPKFGRQFEADFYERVRPATEAGVIRFLKSSSIKGIGEAIATDMVKTFGIDVLDILDDEPEKLLKIKGIFKKKLEAIKESWSSQREIKNLILFLHTHEVPPTYAAKIFNLYGAQAVNKISENPYELAYEIRGIGFKTADAMALKLGFAPDSSQRIEAAIIYSLFSVSERGGHMFSPKVKLVEDVAKMLGGIDLELISEGINSLEERKRVRVENLPEQDIDEAVFLMHFYRFEREICNRLHGLISHPSPVSREKVEKALPEVESELGFELSDEQREAVFEACVNKFFIITGGPGTGKTTITRAVVMTLKELGLKIKLAAPTGRAAKRLSEATGRQASTIHRMLQFTPEDGGFYYNEDQKLKADVLVVDEASMLDAQLCLAVLRAVPLTCRVIFVGDVNQLPSVGPGNVLSDLLQSGQVQSAVLNHIFRQAQESYIVVNAHRINDGDFPMPHPAEAPEADFYWIPQESTQKVQDMIVQTVCERIPERYGLDPMTDVQVLTPMHKGDVGTQKLNAVLQEKLNPGNGKGLKRGFVEYRVGDRVLQLRNNYEKEVFNGDLGRVMYINTEENELTAEFDGNIVHYELSELDELTLAYAVSVHKSQGSEYPAVVMPIVSQHYMLLQRNLLYTGLTRARKLAVLIGSKRAFTIGLNNVTAGKRYTNLRHRIKQIFDDNLL, encoded by the coding sequence AGTTCTGGGGTCACTCACACCCGGTGAATCCGTGGAATTGCACGGCCGCTGGAAACAGCATCCAAAATTCGGCCGCCAGTTTGAGGCTGATTTTTATGAGCGGGTCCGTCCGGCAACTGAAGCCGGGGTTATCCGTTTTTTGAAATCATCTTCAATCAAAGGCATCGGTGAAGCAATCGCCACGGATATGGTCAAGACATTCGGTATTGATGTGCTGGATATTCTGGACGATGAACCGGAAAAGCTGCTCAAGATCAAAGGTATTTTCAAGAAGAAGCTGGAAGCGATCAAGGAATCATGGTCATCCCAGCGCGAAATTAAGAATCTTATTCTCTTTCTGCACACCCACGAAGTGCCGCCCACCTATGCGGCTAAAATTTTCAATCTTTACGGCGCTCAGGCTGTTAATAAGATCAGTGAAAACCCTTACGAACTGGCTTATGAAATCCGCGGTATCGGCTTTAAGACTGCTGATGCCATGGCCCTTAAGCTTGGGTTTGCTCCTGATTCTTCGCAGCGTATTGAAGCTGCCATTATTTACTCTTTGTTTTCAGTGAGCGAGCGGGGCGGGCATATGTTCTCGCCTAAGGTCAAGCTTGTTGAAGATGTTGCCAAGATGCTTGGCGGCATTGATTTGGAATTGATCAGCGAAGGTATCAATTCACTGGAAGAACGCAAACGGGTCCGGGTGGAAAATCTGCCGGAACAGGACATTGATGAAGCGGTTTTCCTGATGCATTTTTACCGTTTTGAACGGGAAATATGCAATCGTCTGCACGGTCTTATCAGCCATCCATCTCCGGTAAGCAGGGAGAAAGTGGAGAAGGCTTTGCCCGAAGTTGAATCCGAGCTTGGTTTTGAACTCTCAGATGAACAGCGCGAGGCAGTTTTTGAAGCTTGCGTTAATAAATTTTTCATTATTACCGGGGGACCGGGGACAGGTAAGACCACCATTACCAGAGCCGTGGTCATGACGCTCAAAGAACTGGGGCTGAAGATCAAGCTCGCTGCGCCCACCGGACGCGCGGCCAAACGGCTGTCCGAAGCAACAGGACGGCAGGCCTCAACTATCCATAGAATGTTGCAGTTCACTCCCGAAGACGGCGGTTTTTATTACAACGAAGACCAGAAGCTTAAGGCGGATGTGCTGGTTGTGGATGAAGCTTCCATGCTCGATGCCCAGCTTTGTCTTGCGGTGCTCCGCGCGGTCCCGTTGACTTGTCGCGTAATTTTTGTGGGTGATGTTAACCAGCTTCCGTCTGTTGGACCGGGTAACGTTCTGTCTGATCTGCTGCAAAGCGGACAGGTTCAGAGCGCGGTGCTGAATCATATTTTCCGTCAGGCGCAGGAAAGCTATATTGTCGTCAACGCCCACCGCATTAATGACGGTGACTTTCCCATGCCGCATCCGGCAGAAGCGCCGGAAGCTGACTTCTATTGGATACCGCAGGAGTCTACGCAGAAAGTTCAGGACATGATCGTCCAGACCGTTTGTGAGCGTATCCCTGAGCGTTACGGGCTGGATCCCATGACTGATGTGCAGGTGCTGACTCCCATGCACAAAGGTGATGTAGGAACCCAGAAATTAAACGCGGTGTTGCAGGAAAAGCTTAATCCCGGCAATGGTAAAGGGTTGAAGCGCGGTTTTGTTGAATACCGCGTAGGTGACCGTGTTCTGCAGTTGCGTAACAACTACGAAAAGGAAGTCTTCAACGGCGACCTTGGTAGGGTAATGTATATCAATACCGAGGAAAATGAGCTTACTGCCGAGTTCGACGGTAATATCGTGCATTACGAACTTTCCGAGCTGGATGAATTGACGCTCGCTTATGCGGTCAGCGTTCATAAATCACAGGGCAGTGAATATCCTGCCGTGGTCATGCCTATTGTTTCGCAGCATTACATGCTTTTGCAGCGCAACCTGCTCTATACCGGACTGACCAGAGCCCGCAAGCTGGCTGTGCTTATCGGCAGCAAACGCGCTTTCACCATCGGTTTGAACAACGTTACCGCAGGCAAGAGATATACCAACCTGCGGCATCGTATTAAGCAAATCTTTGACGATAATTTA